One region of Paenibacillus polymyxa M1 genomic DNA includes:
- a CDS encoding YitT family protein — MKPASGDASRFPVFYTVIGGITASVGLELFLHPHDMIAGGVTGISRLMSLYTQEHFGLLLFVLNLPLMLLYSLFTHKPMLLRALPGLFAFSGSAIILSPFPAVSGHPVVCALGGGICIGLGAALTARHGGLLDSLGLSESDDGRPSTLVLTHRKIPLIQIVMLCNGLLLITAGFVLGWEPALYSALSCLAAYETTRLMFTGLRRMVCVVSKKQQTVEDAIYRRLRLHGTPIEGSAQIKGKMKSESDKKEQMVIVYSVHLLDLQRFKAVIQMADPQAEIMHMKCWET, encoded by the coding sequence GTGAAGCCCGCTTCAGGAGATGCGAGCAGGTTCCCTGTCTTTTATACGGTGATTGGCGGAATTACGGCATCCGTCGGTCTGGAATTGTTTTTACATCCGCACGATATGATCGCTGGAGGCGTTACGGGGATCTCCAGACTCATGTCGCTTTACACACAGGAGCATTTTGGATTGCTGCTATTCGTATTAAACTTGCCACTAATGCTGCTGTATTCTTTGTTTACTCACAAGCCCATGCTGCTTCGCGCACTCCCCGGCTTGTTTGCCTTTTCAGGCTCAGCCATCATTCTCTCGCCTTTTCCGGCAGTGAGCGGCCATCCGGTCGTATGCGCTTTGGGAGGCGGAATCTGTATTGGGCTTGGCGCAGCACTGACAGCTCGTCACGGGGGGCTGCTTGATTCACTAGGACTTAGCGAATCTGACGATGGCCGTCCATCCACTTTGGTACTAACCCATCGGAAAATTCCGTTAATACAGATTGTAATGTTGTGTAATGGCCTGCTGCTCATTACGGCTGGCTTTGTGTTAGGATGGGAGCCAGCCCTCTATTCCGCCTTATCCTGTCTCGCTGCATATGAAACGACCCGGCTGATGTTTACTGGTCTGAGACGCATGGTCTGTGTTGTCAGCAAAAAACAGCAAACTGTCGAAGATGCCATATATCGCAGGTTGCGTTTACACGGCACACCTATTGAAGGCTCTGCCCAGATAAAGGGTAAGATGAAAAGTGAATCAGATAAAAAAGAACAAATGGTCATCGTTTACAGCGTTCATCTTCTAGATTTGCAGCGCTTTAAGGCAGTCATCCAAATGGCAGACCCACAGGCTGAGATCATGCATATGAAGTGCTGGGAAACGTAG